In Candidatus Limnocylindria bacterium, the following proteins share a genomic window:
- a CDS encoding M1 family metallopeptidase produces the protein MSDEGRSFRLAKDVMPSAYALRFELEFDRWTSTGHEQITLRTSKPTREIVLHALELDIRKATLDGDAAQATNYDTEAETATLRFRREIPAGEHTLEISWTGSIRESLRGLYRSLRGEERYAATQFEAADARRAFPCFDEPEFKARFSVELIHPAGNAAIANMPVVSQEQLDEHRTRSTFRETPKISTYLVAFTVGPYEFTEVATTPSGIPVRVCLPPGLAAQGTYARDAHVRSVEWLQGYTALPYPYYKVDAIGIPDFEAGAMENPGAITYRTRLLAADERNASIQTLKGVFSTAAHELTHMWWGDLVTMRWWTDLWLNESFASFVGEKATAALNPEWRYWRDFVADNTSAFNLDALASTHPISVEAKSAEEASQRFDAISYTKGAAVLRMIEGYLGEGAFREGVRIYLKRHAEANASADDFWHALDESSGQDVTAIANAWIKESGHPLLDIRARDADGGLELDLSQTRYFSDSNATATKQRWPIPLVIKYGTADGVREHRSVLRSERGTIQLPGAKWFFPNAGGRGFYRFRFASGFEGDRLDAGIEHLAAEERLSLVDDLWAIARHGKATLAMFLTRLETLRGEQDRAVLAAIGDSMSWLGNYAVRDATERPFARLVDDLYRPILEAAGWTARDGDDTDTREKRTRAIGMLGFHARAKDIRDEAQRRVRDHLEGRERLNPDVAGTIVAVAATVGDNALWDRYVARMQQAQATDTQEEARFRQGLISFEEPELAQRTAEAIFSPLIRVQDRGLMLIPMMQSRRTRLAAWEAVKTHWDGDVAGTDMAPLLKQGYVTAISQLTQRGLADEAAAFLEAKRTPDIQETVAQSLERLRINTAAAERLAAELEDALRVPTAR, from the coding sequence GAGACCGCCACGCTGCGGTTCAGACGAGAGATCCCCGCCGGCGAGCACACGCTCGAGATCTCGTGGACAGGCAGCATCCGCGAATCGCTGCGCGGCCTGTACCGCTCGCTGCGCGGCGAAGAGCGCTACGCGGCGACTCAGTTCGAGGCCGCTGACGCGCGCCGAGCGTTCCCGTGCTTTGACGAGCCCGAGTTCAAGGCCCGTTTCAGCGTCGAATTGATCCATCCCGCCGGGAACGCTGCCATCGCGAACATGCCCGTTGTATCCCAAGAACAGCTGGACGAGCACCGCACGCGGAGCACCTTCCGCGAGACGCCGAAGATCTCCACCTACCTCGTCGCGTTCACGGTCGGCCCCTACGAGTTCACCGAGGTCGCGACGACCCCGTCGGGGATCCCCGTCCGCGTCTGCCTGCCACCGGGGCTCGCGGCGCAGGGCACGTACGCGCGCGACGCGCACGTGCGTTCCGTCGAGTGGCTTCAGGGGTACACGGCGCTCCCCTACCCGTATTACAAGGTCGACGCGATCGGGATCCCGGACTTCGAGGCCGGCGCGATGGAGAACCCGGGCGCGATCACGTATCGCACGCGGCTCCTCGCCGCGGACGAGCGCAACGCTTCGATCCAGACCCTGAAGGGCGTGTTCAGCACCGCCGCGCACGAGCTCACCCACATGTGGTGGGGCGACCTCGTGACGATGCGGTGGTGGACGGATCTCTGGCTCAATGAATCGTTCGCGTCGTTCGTAGGCGAGAAGGCCACCGCCGCGCTCAATCCGGAGTGGCGCTACTGGCGCGACTTCGTCGCCGACAACACGAGCGCGTTCAACCTCGATGCGCTTGCCTCGACGCACCCGATCTCGGTCGAGGCGAAGAGTGCCGAGGAGGCGTCGCAGCGCTTCGACGCGATCTCGTACACGAAAGGCGCGGCGGTGCTCCGTATGATCGAGGGGTACCTCGGCGAGGGCGCGTTCCGCGAAGGCGTTCGCATCTACCTGAAGCGGCACGCGGAGGCGAACGCGTCGGCGGACGACTTCTGGCACGCGCTGGACGAATCGTCGGGCCAGGACGTGACCGCCATCGCGAACGCGTGGATCAAGGAGTCGGGGCACCCGCTGCTGGACATCCGCGCGCGCGACGCCGACGGCGGGCTCGAGCTTGACCTTTCGCAGACTCGCTACTTCTCCGACTCGAACGCCACGGCGACAAAGCAGCGCTGGCCGATACCGCTCGTGATCAAGTACGGCACCGCCGATGGTGTACGCGAGCACCGCTCAGTGTTGAGGTCAGAGCGCGGGACCATCCAGCTTCCCGGCGCGAAGTGGTTCTTCCCGAACGCGGGCGGCCGGGGCTTCTATCGCTTCCGTTTCGCCAGCGGATTCGAGGGTGACCGTCTCGATGCCGGCATCGAGCATCTGGCCGCCGAGGAACGGCTCTCGCTCGTCGACGATCTCTGGGCGATCGCACGTCACGGGAAGGCCACGCTCGCGATGTTCCTAACGCGACTCGAAACGCTGCGCGGTGAACAAGACCGCGCGGTGCTCGCCGCCATCGGCGACTCGATGTCGTGGCTCGGCAACTACGCGGTGCGCGACGCGACGGAGCGTCCGTTCGCACGTCTCGTCGACGATCTCTACCGCCCGATCCTCGAAGCTGCGGGCTGGACGGCCCGCGACGGCGACGACACCGACACACGTGAGAAGCGCACGCGCGCGATCGGCATGCTCGGCTTCCATGCTCGCGCAAAGGACATTCGCGACGAGGCGCAGCGCCGCGTGCGCGACCACCTCGAGGGTCGTGAGCGGCTCAACCCCGACGTCGCCGGGACGATCGTCGCCGTTGCCGCGACCGTCGGCGACAACGCGCTCTGGGACCGCTACGTCGCGCGCATGCAGCAGGCGCAAGCCACCGATACGCAGGAGGAGGCGCGTTTCCGCCAGGGGCTCATCTCCTTCGAAGAGCCCGAGCTCGCGCAGCGCACCGCCGAGGCGATCTTCTCGCCGCTCATCCGCGTGCAGGACCGCGGGCTCATGCTCATCCCGATGATGCAGTCCCGTCGCACGCGTCTCGCGGCCTGGGAGGCCGTAAAGACGCACTGGGACGGCGACGTCGCCGGAACGGACATGGCGCCGCTGCTCAAGCAGGGCTACGTGACCGCGATCAGCCAGCTCACCCAGCGCGGCCTGGCCGATGAGGCGGCCGCGTTCCTCGAGGCGAAGCGCACGCCGGACATCCAGGAGACGGTCGCGCAGAGCCTGGAGCGGCTCCGGATCAACACCGCGGCCGCGGAGCGCCTGGCGGCCGAGCTCGAGGACGCGCTGCGGGTGCCGACCGCTCGCTAG